A window of the Zeugodacus cucurbitae isolate PBARC_wt_2022May chromosome 2, idZeuCucr1.2, whole genome shotgun sequence genome harbors these coding sequences:
- the LOC105212283 gene encoding soluble guanylate cyclase 89Db, which translates to MYGMVLESVQHFIQEEFGEEIWRQVCQIIDCRHNTFKTHQIYPDTLMPDIAAALSALTGKSFDWCMSFFGNCFVRFFSNFGYDKMIRATGRYFCDFLQSIDNIHLQMRFTYPKMKSPSMQLTEVDDDGAVMVYRSGRTGFSKYLMGQLTQVGREFYNLNVKCSVIESQNDINGGVAGPIKLTHEPLTVIVKYRLDFDNREYMAKRVNVVAHPTQQILPKIDIDVFLDLFPFTVLLNRNMLITSAGEKIVDTWILHNQGKNPKHFLGSHLMDIFKCRRPKDIKITWDQIIQMHSVLFEFELMRTGRNQAAYDALMDHNIEDEVREVLNSSEENLLNVDQKEEIDPLTGRRKISHGNKAILLKGQMFHLKDIDSLIYLCSPLIENLDELHGIGLFLNDLNPHGLSRELVMAGWQHCSKLEIMFEKEEQRSDELEKSLELADSWKRQGDELLYSMIPRTIAERMRNGEETICQSFEEVSVIFIEVMNIYAGDTNDIRDAMTAVTTLNTVFSAFDEEITSPFVYKVETVGMVYMAVSGAPDINPLHAQHAGDFALRVVKKVKALEIPDLAIRVGINAGPVVAGVVGLKVPRYCLFGDTVNTASRMESSSDPYKIQLSNYSAMKVREAGYKIESRGYVKVKGKGEMETFWLLDGPDK; encoded by the coding sequence ATGTATGGCATGGTTTTAGAGTCCGTCCAACACTTCATACAAGAGGAGTTCGGTGAAGAAATCTGGCGTCAAGTATGTCAAATAATCGATTGCCGTCACAATACTTTCAAGACCCATCAGATTTATCCCGACACGTTAATGCCTGATATAGCGGCCGCGTTGTCGGCACTTACCGGCAAGTCGTTCGATTGGTGTATGTCATTCTTCGGCAATTGCTTCGTGCGATTTTTCAGCAATTTCGGCTATGATAAGATGATACGTGCGACAGGAcgttatttttgtgattttctacAGTCCATCGATAATATACACTTGCAGATGCGTTTCACCTATCCGAAAATGAAGAGTCCTTCGATGCAGTTAACTGAGGTGGATGATGATGGCGCCGTAATGGTTTATCGTAGTGGTCGCACTGggttttccaaatatttaatgGGTCAGTTGACGCAAGTGGGACGCGAGTTCTACAATTTGAATGTGAAATGTTCGGTAATTGAAAGTCAAAATGATATAAATGGCGGTGTAGCTGGACCCATCAAGTTGACGCACGAACCGTTAACAGTAATTGTCAAATATCGTTTGGACTTTGACAATCGTGAATATATGGCCAAGCGTGTTAACGTCGTGGCACATCCAACGCAACAAATTTTGCCGAAAATTGATATTGATGTATTTCTGGATCTCTTTCCCTTCACCGTGTTACTGAATCGTAATATGCTCATTACATCGGCgggagaaaaaattgtcgatacTTGGATACTACATAATCAGGGTAAAAATCCGAAACATTTTCTGGGTTCACATCTAATGGATATATTCAAGTGTCGCCGTCCAAAAGACATCAAAATTACTTGGGATCAAATCATACAAATGCATTCCGTGCTCTTCGAATTTGAACTAATGCGCACGGGTCGCAATCAGGCAGCATACGATGCACTTATGGATCACAATATCGAGGATGAAGTAAGGGAAGTATTGAATAGTAGTGAGGAGAATTTGCTAAATGTGGATCAGAAGGAAGAGATCGATCCACTTACCGGTAGACGCAAGATATCACATGGCAACAAGGCGATTCTGTTAAAGGGTCAAATGTTTCATCTCAAAGATATTGATTCACTGATTTACCTATGCAGCCCGCTAATAGAAAATTTAGATGAATTGCATGGTATCGGTCTATTTTTAAATGACTTGAATCCGCATGGATTAAGTCGTGAACTGGTAATGGCTGGCTGGCAGCATTGTTCTAAATTGGAAATTATGTTCGAAAAGGAGGAACAACGCTCCGATGAGTTGGAGAAATCATTAGAATTGGCCGATTCATGGAAACGTCAAGGTGATGAGCTGCTTTACTCAATGATACCACGCACTATCGCCGAACGTATGCGTAATGGTGAGGAGACAATATGTCAGTCTTTTGAAGAGGTCTCCGTTATATTCATAGAAGTGATGAATATTTACGCTGGCGATACGAATGACATACGTGATGCTATGACCGCAGTGACCACACTGAATACAGTATTCTCGGCATTCGACGAAGAGATAACATCACCCTTTGTGTACAAAGTGGAGACAGTTGGTATGGTTTATATGGCCGTTTCGGGCGCACCCGATATAAATCCATTGCATGCGCAGCATGCTGGCGATTTCGCTTTGCGTGTGGTGAAGAAAGTAAAGGCCTTAGAGATACCAGACCTTGCTATAAGGGTGGGCATAAATGCGGGACCAGTGGTGGCTGGTGTTGTGGGTTTGAAGGTGCCGCGCTATTGTCTCTTTGGCGACACAGTAAATACAGCTTCGCGCATGGAAAGCAGCAGTGAcccatataaaatacaattatcgAATTATTCAGCGATGAAGGTGCGTGAGGCAGGCTATAAAATCGAATCGCGTGGTTATGTAAAGGTCAAAGGTAAAGGTGAAATGGAAACATTTTGGCTTTTGGACGGACCGGATAAATGA
- the LOC105212282 gene encoding cytochrome b-c1 complex subunit Rieske, mitochondrial — translation MFNGFCSAFRTTILNVLLPRRNAFLYMIRRNRNFSKFESPLREIVAVCPVSTLFARNCTHLLEFSNRNLSASALQLRMLHNDMKVPDFSDYRRQTENEDDPEENSAEKRKTFSYAIVAAGAIGSCYAAKGLVHAFVRSMSATADVLAMAKIEVKLKDIPEGKSVTLKWRGKPLFIRHRTEAEIDGVRSVNISTLRDPESDEDRVKDPRWLVVIGVCTHLGCVPIANAGDFGGYYCPCHGSHFDASGRVRKGPAPLNLAVPNYEFSDEDTLLVG, via the coding sequence ATGTTTAACGGTTTTTGTAGTGCTTTCAGAACCACAATTCTAAACGTGCTTTTGCCGCGACGCAATGCATTTTTGTACATGATACGTCGCAATAGGAACTTTAGTAAGTTTGAATCTCCGTTGAGAGAAATTGTAGCAGTTTGCCCAGTCTCGACTCTTTTCGCCAGGAATTGCACACATTTGCTCGAGTTCAGCAATAGAAATTTGTCAGCTTCCGCGCTCCAACTGAGGATGCTGCACAACGACATGAAGGTACCGGATTTTTCTGATTATCGTCGACAAACGGAAAATGAGGATGACCCCGAAGAAAATTCCGCTGAAAAGCGTAAAACTTTTTCATATGCAATCGTTGCAGCCGGCGCTATCGGCAGTTGCTATGCTGCCAAAGGCTTGGTACACGCATTCGTCCGCTCAATGAGCGCAACCGCCGATGTATTGGCTATGGCCAAGATTGAGGTCAAATTGAAAGACATACCCGAGGGCAAGTCAGTGACATTAAAATGGCGTGGTAAACCGTTATTCATAAGACATCGCACCGAAGCTGAAATTGATGGAGTGCGCTCGGTTAATATTTCCACTTTACGCGATCCAGAATCGGATGAAGATCGAGTCAAGGATCCACGTTGGTTGGTGGTGATCGGTGTCTGCACACATTTGGGGTGTGTGCCAATCGCAAATGCTGGTGACTTCGGTGGATATTATTGTCCTTGTCATGGCTCACATTTCGATGCGTCGGGACGTGTACGTAAAGGGCCTGCACCGCTCAATTTAGCAGTACCCAATTATGAATTTTCTGATGAAGACACATTGCTAGTAGGCTGA
- the LOC105212281 gene encoding zinc finger protein 525, with amino-acid sequence MRETLHVCGKILTTDDYHFFALCCEKCDASFGQWSGFLKHLSNKHDLELPLSNTFIRENEQNPECDELTIKANLKQEMENELNKQMKVDAAEYESNDGLSDSETEVNTKKLETQEEFQDIDCASTKSDESTSGWNMAEDNNHLEDTSSEEELFQDSKKKLKSFNFNIHEAYTRDISNKFLKIIEKYPILWDQQHSNYWLPEKRTRVLFSIKEYMAKAGYTVSDYGLRSVIQRILRDHKAYKQELAVCGRLDEQKTLFLKKCKFLDGPQNGTGTTNEAENESDADDHPIPDDLDDDEFLMSSDIDSNAGNNSSEINAFLKESRDGKRICFNMTVNPLIDEFVSLLRDNPILWEVGQFQNLTERKRILESWIPIFQERHNVIFTYKDLTLNLKILRRTLTNMEERKVLAKSAQHLKDICSFLPKAKPITRLKCEECNRNFLTEYTLQAHKYAAHNIGTNPFKCEVCGRDFQAHNQLDTHLRRVHLKQFSVYCDVCNRGFLQHSAMVLHRQTHTGEKMFVCETCGKSFRRKINMQQHYMRIHLRQRNFNCELCPKTFYLKCHLRDHMNAHLNIRNHICPTCGKAFHSSHALMRHKQIHSEVKRYACKLCDARFHQFVGLNSHMKNKHKFVNDKDEEVQSQPVVHMTTLPATTTPDTSMQIKGEIVQSLDSWNM; translated from the exons ATGCGAGAAACTTTACATGTTTGTggcaaaatattaacaacagATGACTACCACTTCTTTGCTCTCTGCTGTGAAAAATGTGATGCTTCCTTCGGTCAGTGGTCAGGATTCCTAAAACACCTGAGCAATAAACATGATCTAGAATTGCCGCTAAGTAACACATTCATAAGGGAGAATGAACAAAATCCAGAATGTGATGAATTAACTATAAAAGCTAATCTGAAAcaagaaatggaaaatgagctaaataaacaaatgaaggTTGATGCAGCAGAGTATGAAAGTAATGATGGTTTGAGCGACAGTGAAACCGAGgttaataccaaaaaacttgAAACTCAAGAAGAGTTTCAAGACATTGATTGTGCTAGCACTAAATCTGATGAGTCGACAAGTGGCTGGAACATGGCGGAAGACAACAATCACTTG GAGGACACATCGAGTGAAGAAGAACTATTTCAGGATTCTAAGAAAAAGCTTAAATCG ttcaattttaatattcatgAAGCGTATACTCGGGACATCTCCAATAAGTTtcttaaaataatagaaaaatatccaATTTTATGGGATCAACAGCACTCGAATTACTGGTTGCCTGAAAAACGCACCCGAGTGCTCTTTTCGATTAAAGAATATATGGCTAAAGCGGGTTACACAGTTAGTGATTACGGACTACGAAGCGTAATTCAACGGATATTACGCGACCATAAAGCTTATAAGCAAGAACTTGCTGTTTGTGGGCGCTTAGACGAACAAAAAACTCTGTTTTtaaagaaatgcaaatttttggATGGTCCACAGAATGGCACCGGTACTACAAATGAAGCAGAAAACGAATCAGATGCg gACGATCATCCGATTCCCGACGACTTAGACGATGATGAATTTTTGATGAGCTCCGATATAGATTCAAATGCGGGAAATAATTCCTCTGAAATAAATGCGTTTTTAAAGGAATCG CGTGATGGAAAACGCATCTGTTTCAATATGACTGTAAATCCACTAATTGATGAGTTCGTCAGCTTATTGCGCGACAATCCAATATTATGGGAAGTGggtcaatttcaaaatttaaccgAACGTAAACGCATTTTAGAATCATGGATACCAATTTTCCAAGAACGTCATAATGTCATCTTTACCTATAAGGATCTTACATTGAACCTAAAAATACTACGCAGAACACTCACCAATATGGAAGAACGAAAGGTACTGGCTAAATCTGCGCAACATCTCAAGGATATCTGCAGCTTCCTGCCAAAAGCCAAACCAATTACACGTCTCAAGTGTGAAGAGTGTAATCGTAATTTCCTCACAGAATACACCTTGCAAGCGCATAAGTATGCCGCACACAACATCGGCACTAATCCATTCAAATGCGAGGTGTGCGGGCGTGATTTTCAGGCGCACAATCAGTTAGATACACATTTGCGTCGTGTGCATCTAAAACAGTTTTCCGTTTATTGTGATGTCTGCAATCGTGGCTTCTTACAGCACAGTGCAATGGTGCTACATCGCCAAACACACACCGGTGAGAAAATGTTCGTATGCGAAACGTGTGGCAAATCGTTTAGGCGTAAgattaatatgcaacaacattATATGCGTATACATTTGCGTCAACGTAATTTCAACTGTGAATTGTGTCCTAAAACATTCTACTTAAAATGCCATCTACGCGATCACATGAACGCTCATTTGAATATTCGTAATCACATTTGCCCTACCTGTGGTAAGGCTTTTCACAGTAGTCATGCGCTAATGCGACATAAGCAAATACACTCAGAAGTTAAGCGTTACGCGTGCAAGCTTTGTGATGCACGTTTCCACCAATTTGTAGGTCTGAATTCACACATGAAGAATAAGCATAAATTTGTAAATGATAAGGATGAGGAAGTGCAATCGCAACCTGTGGTGCATATGACAACGCTGCCCGCAACCACAACACCTGACACTTCCATGCAAATCAAGGGTGAAATTGTACAGTCTTTGGACAGTtggaatatgtaa
- the LOC105212280 gene encoding uncharacterized protein LOC105212280, whose amino-acid sequence MDQLFMFSNEYTVDDDNNSKNGSNKGETKIKSEPQEIINDAEDDNSYIMPESLLQQMTTTHGEDGEGEDDNTIFNFGIESTPKTRSSSAIVKPSSTKTPQDALINYDMAIMYICPACGAEFDTQSVWKGHINGVHEYNTRRGLNFVPIDKLYHRCLECNKPIAMHAMENLLKHKFTHLPHRCTKCKICHRRYKYRQDLIVHLRLCHREEVILMMESENMSTSNRHEHRRASVPAMKNPQLEIKDIKGNAVDIFENTCDSVEVKNEPVDLDDQDADNLLVQTGSKSKSSRTSILEDALSRSSSQISEQRPSVDEKQCEKHIKYICPVCSTEFQIKNEWHEHVQEMHNFCTISGLGFQKRFNSTVECLECKRVLSDNSIDQLQQHKFSHLPCKTWLRCMLCLRSFITHKDIIKHLLNQHRLDGEFDADMDDSQDYRSFDQYTAPSNDYEDEGQTEDLLKGDLRDIYETQIDYLCPKCGKEFFERKMWRKHIVKAHHYTDLKTLCFVAVNEHQLQCRLCGKVITNAYGVQNAQQHYFTHLPHKAYIRCRLCAKSYTDRKGLVKHLRKVHHINPKTAAAALLAKANKMSLRLPVTSTYQKSSSQQVSRPRKAPIKEIVRHNGVIFEIQFLDEDSNDDSSYGGRNDDDKSDNSFAMPTRRHVCPDCYSTFSTAQELRKHTQEQHDFKKPTQTNVCGRCYCTFESEAALQDHKLKHHSENTNDGNNDDDELLLVPTGNEEVKNNTGEETPNIEQYFCYLCPACGEEFKTQYEWRRHINDIHYFDRRYDLNFKQIDKFHFQCLECKEIVNSAKLKGLQDHKFRHLPYKLYIKCRLCSTCYNHKPNVVTHLCTQHNFIHPSKTSNSRPAISPAPQMRKTYNMQATSSNTFKPLTTESIISLHNAVEHETITYNCPQCNEPFDTHALWRQHIVTVHDLNSRQGLNFRQLDAHHYICLECYKRVTVTHTKGAIGQLQSHKFRHLPYKSFCCTKCGGVFVRKQMFFKHLNRATNRCPLMGNEPGFHHNVRTGAYTNSVRNVYGQQTDDNKPLKNLNFSVTSNEKCPYIIQCPQCGIKFEKWHPWRDHIEKEHKLNSMESLKFKKINDHMHICIQCKERVNGANFVNLQTHRFKHLPYGTYLHCRYCDVRYYYMINIIKHMKVKHPNHGMEELELELESAPDERSVVSPSVTVSMDVDKESEENNSNNPTVGNDNKKQDDALVIPANDEGKEKVSEEKDIDYGFGCESSICSYIILCPQCGMKYDNWYTWRDHIASAHSLDNHTALNFTKIFDWLQECNECKERVNATSLFNLQTHKFKHLPYGTYLECRYCDAKYNYIIHIVRHLKAKHPEHALQKQDKPIDIDESLLDNVDDEEVEADAEVERSIGGEAKRVHNADVDVDAEGDDDEDADDDIEDMDDDIDEDVDDDDEDDDEEGDMDDNDINDGGEVGERMDVDDSEDGDDDEDDDDDDDNEEDDDDSENYGNDDNVEDPAIHSVNTNLETPNGAVEDIEQVEDTEDQFVLG is encoded by the exons ATGGATCAACTATTCATGTTCTCAAACGAGTATACAGTGGATGACGATAACAATTCTAAGAATGGCAGCAATAAAGgggaaacaaaaatcaaaagcgaACCTCAAGAAATTATTAATGATGCTGAAGATGATAATAGCTATATAATGCCGGAatctttattacaacaaatgacaacaacacaCGGTGAAGATGGTGAAGGTGAGGATGATAataccattttcaattttgggaTTGAATCAACTCCCAAGACACGGTCCTCATCAGCTATAGTGAAACCTTCATCCACAAAAACTCCTCAAGATGCATTAATTAACTATGATATGgctataatgtatatatgtccTGCTTGCGGTGCTGAATTCGATACACAAAGTGTTTGGAAGGGTCACATAAATGGAGTGCATGAGTACAATACTCGGCGTGGACTAAATTTTGTACCGATCGATAAGTTGTATCACAGATGTTTAGAGTGCAACAAACCCATTGCTATGCATGCAATGGAAAACTTATTGAAGCAtaaatttacacatttaccacatCGTTGTACTAAATGTAAGATATGTCATCGTCGTTATAAATATCGACAGGACTTAATTGTACATTTGCGTTTGTGTCATCGTGAGGAGGTGATATTAATGATGGAAAGCGAAAACATGTCGACTAGCAACAGGCATGAACATAGACGAGCATCGGTTCCTGCCATGAAAAACCCTCAGTTAGAAATCAAGGATATTAAAGGTAATGCTGTGGATATTTTCGAGAACACGTGTGATAGTGTTGAGGTAAAAAATGAACCAGTTGATCTTGACGATCAAGATGCGGATAATTTGCTGGTACAAACAGGAAGTAAATCAAAGAGTTCGCGGACCTCAATACTAGAAGATGCGCTTAGTCGAAGTTCTTCACAAATCTCCGAACAGCGACCGAGTGTTGATGAGAAACAAtgtgaaaaacatataaaatatatttgcccGGTTTGCAGCACCGAATTTCAGATTAAAAACGAATGGCACGAACATGTACAAGAAATGCATAATTTTTGCACCATCAGTGGGCTTGGGTTTCAGAAACGTTTTAACTCGACGGTGGAATGTTTGGAATGCAAGCGG GTATTGTCTGATAACTCAATAGACCAACTGCAACAACACAAATTTTCACATCTTCCTTGCAAAACATGGTTACGTTGTATGCTTTGTTTACGCTCGTTTATTACCCACAAAGATATAATAAAGCACTTGCTTAATCAACATCGTCTTGATGGCGAATTCGACGCAGATATGGACGACAGCCAGGACTATCGTTCTTTTGACCAATACACTGCGCCATCAAACGACTACGAAGATGAAGGACAAACTGAAGACCTACTAAAAGGCGATCTACGTGATATTTATGAAACACAAATTGATTATTTATGTCCTAAATGTGGTAAAgagttttttgaaagaaaaatgtgGAGAAAGCACATAGTTAAAGCACATCATTATACCGATTTGAAAACactttgttttgttgctgtgaACGAGCATCAATTGCAATGTCGCCTATGCGGCAAAGTAATTACAAATGCTTACGGTGTTCAAAACGCCCAACAACATtactttacacatttaccacacAAAGCGTACATACGTTGTCGCCTATGTGCCAAGTCGTATACAGATCGCAAAGGCTTGGTTAAGCATCTACGTAAAGTGCATCATATTAATCCCAAAACGGCAGCGGCAGCACTATTAGCTAAAGCAAACAAGATGAGCCTACGTCTACCTGTAACATCGACATACCAAAAATCATCATCTCAACAAGTGAGCAGACCGCGTAAAGCACCAATTAAAGAAATCGTTCGTCATAACGGCGTAATATTTGAGATACAATTTTTGGATGAGGATAGCAATGATGACTCGTCATATGGTGGGAGAAATGATGATGACAAAAGCGATAATAGTTTTGCTATGCCCACGAGAAGACATGTATGCCCGGATTGTTACTCAACCTTCAGTACGGCACAAGAATTACGAAAGCATACCCAAGAACAACATGATTTCAAAAAGCCAACACAAACAAATGTCTGCGGTCGTTGTTATTGTACGTTTGAGTCAGAGGCAGCGCTACAAGACCACAAACTGAAACATCACTCAGAGAATACTAATGATGGTAACAATGATGATGACGAGTTACTCTTGGTACCCACTGGCAATGAGGAAGTGAAAAATAACACTGGTGAGGAGACTCCAAACATAGAACAATATTTTTGCTATCTGTGTCCGGCATGTGGTGAGGAGTTTAAAACACAATATGAGTGGCGTCGCCACATAAACGATATACACTACTTCGATCGACGGTATGATTTGAATTTCAAGCAAATTGATAAATTTCATTTCCAGTgtttggaatgtaaggaaattGTGAACAGTGCTAAATTAAAAGGTCTGCAAGACCATAAATTCCGTCACTTAccatataaattatacataaaatgtCGACTCTGTAGCACATGCTACAATCACAAACCCAATGTGGTCACACATCTGTGCACGCAACACAATTTCATACATCCGAGTAAAACTTCCAATTCAAGACCAGCTATATCACCCGCGCCGCAAATGCGTAAGACATATAACATGCAAGCAACTTCATCCAACACATTCAAGCCCTTGACAACTGAAAGCATAATTTCCTTACACAATGCAGTGGAACACGAAACGATTACGTACAATTGTCCACAGTGCAATGAACCATTTGACACACATGCCCTATGGCGTCAACATATCGTCACTGTGCATGATCTGAACAGTCGGCAAGGCTTGAATTTCCGTCAGTTAGACGCACACCATTACATATGCTTGGAGTGTTACAAACGTGTTACAGTAACTCATACAAAGGGCGCTATTGGTCAACTGCAGTCGCATAAATTCCGTCATTTGCCGTATAAATCCTTCTGTTGCACTAAATGTGGTGGTGTCTTTGTGCGCAAGCAAATGTTCTTTAAGCATCTAAATCGTGCAACCAATAGATGTCCTTTGATGGGTAATGAACCTGGATTTCACCATAATGTCAGAACAGGTGCTTATACGAATTCAGTGCGTAACGTATACGGTCAGCAAACTGACGATAACAAACCATTGAAGAATCTAAACTTCTCGGTGACATCGAACGAAAAATGCCCATACATCATACAATGTCCACAATGTGGCATTAAATTCGAAAAATGGCATCCATGGCGTGATCACATTGAGAAGGAACACAAGCTAAATAGTATGGAATCATTGAAATTCAAAAAGATCAATGATCACATGCACATTTGTATACAGTGCAAGGAGCGTGTGAACGGTGCGAATTTTGTCAACCTGCAAACACATCGATTTAAGCACTTGCCATATGGCACTTATCTACATTGTCGCTATTGTGATGTCCGATACTATTAtatgattaatattattaaacataTGAAGGTAAAACATCCAAACCATGGCATGGAAGAGCTCGAGTTGGAATTGGAGAGTGCACCAGATGAAAGGTCCGTTGTCTCGCCGTCGGTCACAGTGAGCATGGATGTGGATAAGGAGAGCGAAGAGAATAACTCGAATAATCCAACCGTTGGTAATGATAATAAAAAGCAGGATGACGCGCTTGTTATCCCTGCTAATGATGAAGGCAAGGAAAAAGTTTCTGAAGAAAAGGATATTGATTATGGTTTCGGTTGCGAATCCTCGATATGTTCATACATTATATTATGTCCACAATGTGGTATGAAATATGATAATTGGTATACGTGGCGTGATCATATAGCATCAGCACATTCGTTAGACAACCACACAGCGCTGAATTTCACAAAAATCTTTGATTGGTTGCAGGAGTGCAACGAGTGCAAAGAGCGTGTCAATGCCACATCGCTATTTAATTTGCAAACGCACAAATTCAAGCATTTACCATATGGCACTTATTTAGAGTGTCGCTACTGTGACGCCAAATATaactatataatacatattgttCGACACTTGAAGGCGAAACATCCAGAGCATGCATTGCAAAAGCAAGATAAACCCATTGATATTGACGAAAGTTTGTTGGACAATGTTGATGATGAAGAAGTTGAAGCAGATGCAGAAGTAGAGCGTAGCATTGGTGGCGAAGCAAAGCGTGTTCATAATGCAGATGTGGATGTAGACGCTGAGGGTGATGACGATGAGGATGCAGATGACGATATTGAGGATATGGATGATGATATCGATGaagatgttgatgatgatgatgaagatgacGATGAAGAAGGGGATATGGATGATAATGATATAAATGATGGTGGTGAAGTAGGCGAGCGTATGGATGTTGATGATTCTGAAGATGGTGATGACGATGAagatgatgacgatgacgatgataATGAGGAGGATGATGATGATAGTGAGAATTATGGTAATGATGATAATGTCGAAGATCCAGCTATCCACAGcgtaaatacaaatttagagACGCCAAACGGTGCAGTGGAGGATATTGAACAAGTTGAAGACACCGAGGACCAATTTGTTCTtggttaa
- the LOC105212278 gene encoding thiamin pyrophosphokinase 1 produces the protein MRWATPNKFNLQRTAKSAAYYLAQISDLFYAQLYIKLQNRKYIEVLMNTNGKNSSSNYDRCELANTRIWSPSELVSGCNTTDSNYACLVLNRSVHVPAEIVNNIWQNAKIRCLVDGGANFWREFIQKSNGGETLKLPEYITGDFDSITQETRKYFNDPDIKYEHTPDQDETDFTKALRFLQPQLKVDNIHNVIVFQENTGRLDQIMANINTLYKMQSDILNIYLLSSSSISWLLLPGKHKVIVPKALVDCQQWCALMPIGSKAEKVTTRGLKWNLTQSGLEFGFMVSTSNTYASEEVYVDTESRLVWSMGLWTEEKQ, from the exons atgagaTGGGCAACTCCGAACAAATTCAATTTGCAAAGAACTGCGAAATCAGCTGCTTACTATCTTGCACAAATTTCTGATTTATTTTACGCTCAGCTGTATATTAAActacaaaatcgaaaatatattgaagtattaatGAATACAAATGGAAAAAACTCCTCATCCAACTACGACCGTTGTGAATTGGCCAATACACGTATTTGGAGCCCGAGTGAATTGGTTAGTGGCTGCAATACTACGGATAGTAATTATGCCTGCCTTGTACTGAACCGATCAGTTCACGTGCCGGCGGAAATTGTGAACAATATATGGCAAAATG cTAAAATACGTTGTTTAGTAGACGGTGGTGCAAATTTTTGGAgagaatttatacaaaaatcaaatggaGGAGAAACACTAAAGCTTCCGGAATATATAACAGGCGATTTTGATTCAATTACGCAAGAAACACGGAAATATTTCAATGATCCAGATATTAAGTATGAACATACACCTGATCAGGATGAAACCGATTTCACAAAAGCACTGCGATTTTTACAGCCCCAGTTGAAAGTCGATAACATTCATAATGTTATTGTGTTCCAAGAAAATACTGGACGTCTGGATCAAATTATGGCCAATATCAATACATTATATAAGATGCAAAGCGATATTCTAAACATATATCTCTTGAGTAGTTCTTCTATAAGTTGGTTACTTTTGCCAGGCAAACATAAAGTTATAGTCCCAAAAGCGTTGGTCGACTGCCAACAATGGTGTGCATTAATGCCGATTGGAAGTAAAGCGGAAAAAGTAACTACTAGAGGATTAAAGTGGAATCTAA CACAATCTGGTCTGGAGTTCGGTTTTATGGTAAGCACGTCAAACACTTATGCATCCGAGGAAGTCTATGTGGATACAGAAAGTCGTTTAGTTTGGTCTATGGGGTTATGGACGGAGGAGAAGCAATAA